The Megalobrama amblycephala isolate DHTTF-2021 linkage group LG20, ASM1881202v1, whole genome shotgun sequence genome includes a window with the following:
- the LOC125255816 gene encoding extracellular calcium-sensing receptor, translating into MGFLHTWLLFTLVRAADPPCKLWGTPDIPQLRKDGDVTIGGIFSFHNSWEEMMPTFTSKPEQPKCKSLSLREFQNAQTMVFAIEEINNRADILPGVSLGYKIYDSCGSIEMALRASLSLVNGENAYKLSCQRPNTVQAIIAETSSTPTIAISSTVGPLHLPVISHFATCACLSDRKKHPSFFRTIPSDYYQSRALAKLVKYFGWTWVGALRSDNDYGNNGMNTFIKAATEFGVCVEFSEAFFRTDPREEILRIVDIVKKSSSKVIVAFVSYSDMEVLLGEIAQQNITGLQWIGSESWISDMNIASGKWQHILRGSMGFAIPKAEIRGLKEFLTKLNPSSGIDLYKELWETVFECKLPSQQTVGSRSMCTGNESLDNVQNQYTDVTELQIANNVYKAVYAVAHAMNSIISCSKLDTNQSKCLEKVNNTWQVLNALREVSFYTETGEKVFFDKNGDPAARYDLLNWQQGEDGRTEFVKVGFYDASLQPGFQLSFNNMSIVWAKNQHQVPVSVCSESCPMGTRKAVKKGKPACCYDCIQCAEGEISNETDSVMCLKCPAEFWSNKWRDECVPKLVEFLSFEDVMGIILVVFSLLGVSFTLGIAVVFFVHKDTPIVKANNSELSFLLLFSLTLCFLCSLTFIGRPTEWSCMLRHTAFGITFVLCISCVLGKTIVVLMAFRATIPGSNVMRWFGPLQQRLSVITFTLLQIIICVLWLTISPPFPYMNMNYYQERIILECNLGSDFGFWAVLGYIGLLAVLCFILAFLARKLPDNFNEAKFITFSMLIFCAVWLTFIPAYVSSPGKFTVAVEIFAILASSFGLLFCIFAPKCYIILLKPEQNTKKHMMGKS; encoded by the exons ATGGGGTTCTTACACACATGGCTTCTGTTCACACTAGTGAGAGCAGCTGACCCTCCATGCAAGTTATGGGGGACTCCTGACATTCCACAGCTTAGAAAAGATGGGGATGTGACAATTGGGGGCATATTTTCCTTTCATAACAGCTGGGAGGAAATGATGCCCACATTCACATCAAAACCAGAGCAGCCAAAATGCAAGAG TTTGAGCCTCAGAGAATTTCAAAATGCACAGACAATGGTATTTGCCATTGAGGAAATCAACAACAGAGCTGATATTCTTCCTGGTGTCAGTTTGGGATACAAAATCTATGATTCATGTGGTTCTATAGAAATGGCTCTCAGAGCCTCTCTGTCATTAGTAAATGGCGAAAATGCCTATAAGTTGTCCTGTCAAAGACCCAACACAGTCCAAGCTATCATTGCAGAAACCTCCTCTACTCCAACTATTGCCATCTCTTCCACAGTTGGACCTTTACATTTACCTGTG ATTAGTCATTTTGCAACATGCGCTTGCCTTAGTGACAGAAAGAAACACCCCTCCTTCTTCAGGACTATTCCCAGTGATTATTACCAAAGCCGAGCACTGGCCAAACTGGTCAAGTATTTTGGCTGGACCTGGGTAGGGGCTCTTCGCAGTGATAATGATTATGGAAACAATGGCATGAACACTTTTATCAAAGCAGCCACAGAATTTGGAGTCTGTGTGGAGTTTTCAGAAGCATTCTTCAGGACTGATCCCAGGGAGGAAATTTTGAGAATCGTGGACATTGTAAAGAAATCAAGCTCTAAAGTGATTGTTGCCTTTGTATCCTACTCAGATATGGAAGTTCTTCTAGGGGAAATAGCTCAACAGAATATTACTGGTCTACAGTGGATTGGTAGTGAATCATGGATCTCTGATATGAACATTGCTTCTGGTAAATGGCAACACATCCTTAGAGGGTCCATGGGCTTTGCCATCCCAAAAGCTGAAATAAGAGGCCTAAAGGAATTTTTGACTAAACTTAACCCATCTTCTGGCATAGATCTGTATAAAGAGTTGTGGGAAACAGTATTCGAATGTAAACTTCCCTCACAACAAACTGTGGGAAGTAGAAGCATGTGCACAGGCAATGAAAGTTTGGACAATGTGCAGAACCAGTACACAGATGTTACAGAATTACAAATTGCTAATAATGTTTACAAAGCTGTGTATGCAGTTGCTCATGCTATGAATAGCATAATCAGTTGTTCAAAATTAGACACAAACCAAAGCAAATGCCTGGAGAAAGTCAACAATACATGGCAG gtaCTTAACGCCTTGAGAGAAGTGAGCTTCTACACAGAAACTGGTGAAAAGGTGTTTTTTGATAAAAATGGAGATCCGGCAGCAAGGTATGATCTCTTGAACTGGCAGCAGGGGGAGGATGGGAGAACAGAGTTTGTTAAAGTGGGTTTCTATGATGCCTCTTTACAACCAGGATTTCAGCTTTCATTTAACAACATGAGCATAGTGTGGGCCAAAAATCAACACCAG GTACCCGTGTCTGTGTGCAGTGAGAGCTGTCCCATGGGCACTAGGAAAGCTGTGAAAAAAGGAAAACCTGCCTGCTGTTATGACTGTATTCAGTGTGCAGAAGGAGAAATAAGTAATGAGACAG ATTCAGTGATGTGTCTCAAGTGCCCTGCTGAATTTTGGTCGAACAAATGGAGAGATGAATGTGTCCCAAAACTTGTGGAATTCTTATCATTTGAAGATGTGATGGGAATTATTCTAGTAGTGTTTTCTTTACTGGGTGTTTCTTTTACATTAGGTATTGCTGTAGTTTTCTTTGTACATAAAGACACCCCCATAGTAAAAGCCAATAACTCAGAGCTGAGTTTCCTGCTGCTCTTTTCATTGACTCTCTGTTTCCTCTGCTCACTTACTTTCATTGGCCGGCCTACCGAGTGGTCCTGTATGTTGCGTCATACAGCATTTGGGATCACTTTTGTTCTCTGTATCTCCTGTGTTCTAGGCAAAACAATAGTGGTGTTAATGGCCTTCAGGGCTACAATTCCAGGAAGTAATGTCATGAGATGGTTTGGACCCTTGCAGCAAAGACTCAGTGTCATTACATTCACTCTATTACAGATTATAATTTGTGTGCTTTGGTTAACAATATCCCCTCCTTTCCCATATATGAACATGAATTATTACCAAGAGAGAATAATTCTAGAATGCAATTTAGGTTCAGATTTTGGTTTCTGGGCTGTTCTGGGTTATATTGGCCTACTGGCTGTCTTGTGCTTCATTCTGGCTTTTCTGGCTCGAAAGTTGCCAGATAACTTCAATGAAGCCAAATTCATCACATTCAGTATGCTCATATTCTGTGCTGTTTGGCTCACATTTATCCCAGCTTATGTCAGTTCTCCTGGAAAATTTACTGTAGCTGTGGAGATATTTGCTATTTTAGCTTCAAGTTTTGGCTTGCTGTTTTGCATATTTGCTCCAAAATGTTACATTATTTTACTCAAGCCAgaacaaaacacaaagaaacacatgatgggtaaatcataa